A portion of the Lolium rigidum isolate FL_2022 chromosome 1, APGP_CSIRO_Lrig_0.1, whole genome shotgun sequence genome contains these proteins:
- the LOC124683762 gene encoding probable LRR receptor-like serine/threonine-protein kinase At1g14390, which produces MASPKHLAPLLALLLLLPCISTPATAQPLASSEAKALYRVRRLLFAPPALAPLTTSPDPCALRPTPSLTISCSGGHVTSLAIHGDRQPDPKWRGALPSTFSADALFTTLTRLPSLSGLSLVALGVWGPLPGAKLLRLASLHSLNLTANYLYGAVPAQLARMSSLQTLVLSRNWLNGTVPSLTALASLAELDLGSNRLDGAFPEVPASLSTLVLTNNNFTGNIPTSIASLAHLRFLDASRNRLAGWIPPAVFALPALRHLDLSHNQLAGQLPPTTACAGALDFVDLSANLLVGPRPACLRSRAVLVAGNCFADAAQQRPSAYCSPAAIAASLPPTQGSGGGAGRGGGGKGRGVGVVLGIVGAVVGGALLVALVLVVVLRRARRRHRHQHPEVMYLPKSPLVMPAKKADDGKSPAKVAQHKIATTADKRHASQAARVNTLEVPAYRAYTMEELQEVTDNFASPNLIKNSPLTQLYNGQLQDGSRVLVRCLRLKPKYSPQSLSQYMEIISKFRHRHLVSIIGHCIVNDEENPTIASSVYLISECITNGSLRSHLTEWRKREMLKWPQRVSATIGIARGIQFLHNVTAPDVVQNDINIENILLDKTLTSKISDFSLPMISISKNGKICSENPFIVQEENDHGSAQPTEKGDKDDIYQFGLILLEVITGKSTESRRDLESLKAQLSEALAEDPELLKDMADLTIRGTFAVDSLSKVTEIALNCTATDPSDRPSIDDVLWNLQYSMQVQDGWASSESLSLSVKSQS; this is translated from the exons ATGGCGTCTCCCAAACACCTAGCTCCGCTTCtcgccctgctcctcctcctcccctgcaTTTCCACCCCGGCCACCGCGCAACCCCTCGCCTCCTCCGAGGCCAAGGCGCTCTACCGCGTGCGCCGCCTGCTGTTCGCCCCGCCGGCGCTCGCCCCGCTAACCACATCCCCGGACCCCTGCGCTCTCCGCCCCACGCCGTCCCTCACCATCTCCTGCTCCGGCGGCCACGTCACGTCCCTCGCCATCCACGGCGACCGCCAGCCGGACCCGAAATGGCGCGGCGCgctcccctccaccttctccgccgACGCGCTCTTCACCACGCTCACCCGCCTCCCATCCCTCTCCGGCCTctccctcgtcgcgctcggcgtctGGGGCCCGCTCCCGGGCGCCAAGCTCCTCCGCCTCGCCTCCCTCCACTCCCTCAACCTCACCGCCAACTACCTCTACGGCGCCGTCCCGGCCCAGCTCGCCCGCATGAGCTCCCTCCAAACCCTCGTGCTCTCCCGCAACTGGCTCAACGGCACCGTGCCATCTCTAACCGCCCTCGCCTCCCTCGCCGAGCTCGACCTCGGCTCCAACCGGCTCGACGGCGCCTTCCCGGAGGTCCCCGCCTCGCTCTCCACCCTCGTCCTCACCAACAACAACTTCACCGGCAACATCCCCACGTCCATCGCCTCACTCGCCCACCTCCGCTTCCTCGACGCCTCCCGCAACCGCCTCGCCGGCTGGATCCCCCCCGCCGTCTTCGCGCTCCCCGCGCTGCGCCACCTCGACCTCTCCCACAACCAGCTCGCCGGCCAGCTCCCCCCCACCACGGCGTGCGCGGGGGCGCTCGACTTCGTCGACCTCTCCGCCAACCTGCTCGTCGGGCCGCGCCCCGCGTGCCTCAGGTCGCGCGCCGTGCTCGTCGCCGGGAACTGCTTCGCCGACGCCGCGCAGCAGCGCCCCAGCGCGTACTGCAGCCCCGCGGCGATTGCCGCGTCGCTGCCGCCGACGCAGGGGAGCGGTGGCGGTGCTGGGCGGGGCGGCGGGGGTAAGGGCCGTGGCGTGGGGGTGGTTCTTGGCATTGTCGGCGCCGTCGTGGGAGGCGCGCTGCTCGTCGcgctggtgttggtggtggtgctgaggaGGGCCAGGAGGCGGCACCGGCACCAGCACCCCGAGGTCATGTACCTGCCCAAGTCGCCGTTGGTGATGCCGGCGAAGAAGGCCGACGACGGGAAATCTCCAGCTAAGGTGGCCCAGCACAAGATTGCTACGACTGCCGATAAGA GGCATGCATCACAGGCTGCAAGGGTAAATACACTGGAAGTGCCAGCCTATCGTGCTTATACGATGGAGGAGCTCCAAGAAGTAACAGACAACTTTGCTTCACCCAACTTGATCAAGAATAGTCCCCTTACACAG CTTTACAACGGCCAGCTTCAAGATGGTTCTAGAGTCCTGGTGAGATGTCTCAGACTAAAGCCAAAGTATTCTCCCCAGAGCCTGTCGCAGTACATGGAGATAATTTCTAAATTCCGCCATCGCCATTTGGTTAGCATCATTGGTCATTGTATTGTCAATGATGAGGAAAATCCTACTATTGCTAGCTCGGTATACCTCATCTCTGAATGCATAACAAATGGATCTCTTAGAAGCCATCTTACCG AATGGAGGAAGCGCGAAATGCTGAAATGGCCACAGCGGGTTTCCGCTACCATTGGTATTGCGAGAGGGATCCAGTTCTTGCACAACGTGACTGCCCCAGACGTTGTACAGAATGATATCAACATCGAAAATATTCTGCTGGACAAGACCCTCACTTCGAAAATTAGTGACTTCAGTCTCCCGATGATATCGATCAGCAAGAATGGCAAG ATATGCTCAGAAAACCCTTTCATTGTCCAGGAAGAAAACGACCACGGCAG TGCTCAACCTACAGAAAAAGGGGACAAGGACGACATATACCAGTTCGGACTAATTCTTTTGGAAGTGATCACAGGCAAATCAACAGAATCCCGGAGAGACCTGGAATCCCTAAAAGCTCAG TTAAGCGAGGCCCTGGCTGAAGACCCAGAATTGCTGAAAGACATGGCCGACCTGACGATCCGTGGCACATTTGCGGTGGACTCTCTGAGTAAAGTGACCGAGATAGCCCTCAATTGCACGGCTACTGACCCCAGCGACCGGCCTTCCATTGACGACGTCCTTTGGAACCTGCAGTACTCCATGCAGGTCCAGGACGGGTGGGCGAGCAGCGAGAGCTTAAGCTTGAGCGTAAAATCACAGTCGTGA